One region of Mangifera indica cultivar Alphonso unplaced genomic scaffold, CATAS_Mindica_2.1 Un_0015, whole genome shotgun sequence genomic DNA includes:
- the LOC123205767 gene encoding chaperone protein dnaJ 20, chloroplastic-like, giving the protein MCCSTNNGLLLPGTQTRFFFTQSDPVLRFKPTRVPIGSFKIKAKINDALVKESAGMSLYNLLGIPESGTLPEIKQAYKQLARKYHPDVSPPDRVEEYTKQFIRVQQAYETLSDPRRRALYDRDMSKGLHLAFSARKRYQNDVEMEDRGEWKNRWQSQLSELKRRSMNKEASGNMSWGARMRRQREELSKE; this is encoded by the exons ATGTGTTGCAGCACCAACAATGGATTATTGCTTCCCGGAACTCAAACCCGGTTCTTCTTCACCCAATCCGACCCCGTCCTCCGTTTCAAGCCGACCCGGGTCCCAATCGGATCCTTCAAAATCAAGGCCAAAATCAATGATGCTTTGGTGAAAGAGTCCGCCGGGATGTCCCTCTACAACCTTCTGGGGATACCCGAGTCAGGAACCTTGCCGGAGATCAAGCAGGCGTACAAGCAGCTGGCACGGAAGTACCATCCTGACGTGTCGCCACCGGATCGTGTCGAGGAGTATACGAAGCAGTTTATCCGGGTCCAGCAAGCTTATGAAACGTTGTCGGATCCAAGAAGGAGAGCTTTGTACGATCGTGATATGTCTAAAGGCCTTCACCTAGCCTTCTCCGCGAGAAAACGATATCAAAACGACGTG GAGATGGAAGACAGAGGCGAGTGGAAGAATCGTTGGCAATCTCAGCTGTCTGAGCTGAAGAGAAGAAGCATGAATAAGGAAGCGAGTGGAAACATGTCATGGGGAGCTCGAATGCGCCGGCAAAGGGAAGAATTATCAAAGGAGTAA